The DNA segment CAAAACATCTAAAACATGCTCAGGCCCGACAGCATATAACTTCATAGATAACCATCTGTGATCGGGCTAATGTCGCCACACTTAAAATCTATGAAATGCTTAACTTAAAATTAGCACCAACAATTATTGCCATGGCCATATTATTGAAACGCATTTCTGGAGAAATTTCCTTTGGATACACTAAAACAACTCAAGTTAACTCTTGAAATAATAATCGCACCAAGTGATAACAAGTACCTGTGTGTCTTATGTAGAAGGGCAACCAATACAAAAATGTATAAGCCACCAACTTGGAGAAGAAGAGGCAGAAAGAAAATGGTGCCACACCTGGCAACCTCCATGCCTCCAAGAATCCAATGGCAGCCAGGGAATCAGAATCCTTGTTCTCGAGCAACCCTGCTTCCTCTGATTCCGCTTTTTCTAAATTCGCCACATTTTCTTCCCCCAAACTCATCTCAATCTCTTTTCCAGACGCCATCATTTCAAACCCCAAATCATCAGGGCTCACCACTAAGAAACAAAAAACCAAAATCCCAACTACAATAATCAAAATCCCGGGCACCAAAAATGACCAACCCCAACCAAACTCCAAAACCCCAGAAGCCACAACAGACCCAATAATGTTCCCAACTGATGTATGTGAAGTCCAAACCCCCATAATCAACCCTCTCTTCTCCTTCCCAAACCAATTCCCTACAACAGAAACCACACAAGGCCACCCTATAGATTGAAAAACCCCACAAATAACTTTAACTCCAATAAAATAACCCAACAAATGAACATCAAACCAATAGCCAAACCCAAAAATTATCGTCAAAATGCCACTACCCATCATTCCAAACACAAGAAAAAGCCTTAAATCAATCCTATCACCTACATGTCCTGCAAAATACATCCCTATAGCATATGATGTTAAAAATGCAAGATCAAGCTCACCCAGCCGATGGGTTCCTTCGGGGCCATTGAACGGGGCCCATCCGGTGTCGTTAGAGGTAGAATTTGTTTGAACAGTGGGTCCTAAGACGCTTTTCACAATGCTGGGGGGTTTCCGGGAAGCATGGAAAGAGGCGTAGGCTAAGAAAGTGAGAATCAAGACGAAGATTTGGTGGAAGAAAAGGGTTGTGTGGAGAGGTTTTAGGGAAGGGAAAAGGGTGAATCCAGGAGCTAGGCTTGGAGTGTTAGATCGCATTATGAAAGGAAAAAGATTTCGAATTTTCGATCTTCGAAATCTGAAATTCTTTTAACAATAAAATCTTTCATGCGATGTGGGAATGGAATTAGAGGATAGAGCTAAAGAGAAAAAGGAGAAGAGAGTTTGGTCAGAGGTGAAGAAACCTGGGATTTTAGGACAAGAAATTAGATACCCAATGGAGTCTTTGAACTACCTCAAGGCTGAAACTGCCAAAGCTGTTAGCCATCTCAACA comes from the Gossypium hirsutum isolate 1008001.06 chromosome A06, Gossypium_hirsutum_v2.1, whole genome shotgun sequence genome and includes:
- the LOC107901357 gene encoding putative glycerol-3-phosphate transporter 5, with product MRSNTPSLAPGFTLFPSLKPLHTTLFFHQIFVLILTFLAYASFHASRKPPSIVKSVLGPTVQTNSTSNDTGWAPFNGPEGTHRLGELDLAFLTSYAIGMYFAGHVGDRIDLRLFLVFGMMGSGILTIIFGFGYWFDVHLLGYFIGVKVICGVFQSIGWPCVVSVVGNWFGKEKRGLIMGVWTSHTSVGNIIGSVVASGVLEFGWGWSFLVPGILIIVVGILVFCFLVVSPDDLGFEMMASGKEIEMSLGEENVANLEKAESEEAGLLENKDSDSLAAIGFLEAWRLPGVAPFSFCLFFSKLVAYTFLYWLPFYIRHTAIAGVHLSHKTAGILSTIFDIGGVLGGVLAGFISDVIDARAVTSVTFLLLSIPALILYRIYGSVSMVTNIGLMFISGLLVNGPYSLITTAVAADLGTQDLIKGNSRALATVTAIIDGTGSVGAALGPLLAGYVSTRGWNSVFLMLIFAIFFASIFLVCVAKTEIGRMVSEEKELGSSVTAR